From one Coffea eugenioides isolate CCC68of chromosome 11, Ceug_1.0, whole genome shotgun sequence genomic stretch:
- the LOC113753297 gene encoding CSC1-like protein HYP1 isoform X1, with translation MILSALLTSVGINLALCFLFFALYSILRKQPGNAGVYAPRLVAHGKSQERGDFSLERLLPSAGWVRMAWQPSEDELLSVSGLDGVVFMRIFIFSLRIFTFAAVIGVFILLPVNYMGDQPSLDFTGVQNKTLETFTISNVGDGSNRLWIHFCAVYVFTMFVCCLLYFEHANISAKRLACFCSSKPQPQEFTVLVRSIPVTSGRSVSNTVESFFTEIYPSTYLSHNVVRRTSKLKNLINDADNLYGKLVRLRSGDGSEQRFKRTGFMGLSGRRVDLLEQYEKQLEDVEDNVRTEQSSVAMKEVRAAFVSFKTRLGAAIALHIRQGINPTEWTAERAPHPQDVYWPFFSASFTRRWICSILVIVAFTVLTVLFLIPVLIVQGLTNLDQLEGFFPFLKSILRISFISHVVTGYLPSLILQLFLYFVPPIMVVFSSIQGYVALSEIEKSACIKVLWFSIWNIFFANVLSGSALYRFSVLLEPKEIPNLLAVAVPGQATFFIAYVVTSGWTGTALELVRFMPLISSFMQRKFCGSSNDELEVPSIPYHGVIPRILFFGLLGVTYFFLAPLILPFLLVFLCMGYIIYRNQLLNVYVPKFDADGKFWPIVHNSTIFSLVLMHIIAIGIFGLKDLPLASSLTIPLPILTLIFNNYCQRRFLPTFKTYSAESLIKKDRDDQNDPTISSFYEELATAYQDPALVPVRYSTNGERINSPLLGVPES, from the exons ATGATTCTTTCTGCACTATTGACATCGGTTGGAATCAATCTTGCtctttgttttctgttttttgcATTGTATTCCATATTGAGAAAGCAGCCAGGCAATGCCGGTGTATATGCACCAAGACTGGTTGCTCATGGCAAATCCCAAGAGAGAGGGGATTTCAGCTTGGAGAGGTTATTACCGTCTGCTGGTTGGGTCAGAATGGCATGGCAACCCTCAGAAGATGAGCTTTTATCAGTTTCCGGTTTGGACGGCGTAGTATTCATGCGCATTTTTATCTTCAG TTTGAGGATCTTCACTTTTGCTGCGGTTATTGGGGTTTTTATTCTTCTTCCTGTTAATTATATGGGTGATCAGCCAAGTCTCGACTTCACGGGCGTGCAAAATAAAACTCTGGAAACTTTCACCATCTCAAATGTGGGTGATGGCTCAAACAG GTTGTGGATTCACTTTTGTGCTGTGTATGTTTTCACGATGTTTGTTTGCTGCCTTCTTTATTTT GAACATGCAAATATCTCAGCCAAAAGATTGGCGTGTTTCTGTTCATCGAAACCTCAGCCACAAGAGTTTACTGTTTTAGTCCGAAGCATCCCAGTAACCTCTGGGAGAAGCGTCAGCAATACTGTCGAGAGCTTTTTCACAGAAATTTATCCTTCTACGTATCTTTCACATAATGTAGTTCGTCGAACAAGCAAACTCAAAAACCTTATC AATGATGCAGATAATTTGTATGGAAAGCTTGTGAGATTGAGGTCAGGCGACGGGAGCGAGCAAAGGTTCAAGCGTACTGGGTTTATGGGACTTAGTGGACGTAGAGTTGATCTTCTGGAACAATATGAGAAGCAGTTAGAAGATGTTGAAGATAATGTGAGGACTGAACAATCTTCAGTTGCAATGAAG GAAGTCCGGGCTGCTTTTGTATCTTTCAAGACCAGACTTGGTGCTGCAATAGCTTTGCATATCAGACAAGGGATAAATCCCACTGAGTGGACAGCTGAGCGAGCTCCTCATCCCCAGGATGTGTACTGGCCTTTCTTTTCAGCATCTTTTACAAGGAGATGGATTTGCAGCATTCTTGTCATTGTTGCATTCACCGTTCTCACTGTTTTATTTCTCATACCTGTTTTAATAGTACAAGGTCTTACTAATTTGGACCAGCTGGAgggtttcttcccttttctgaAAAGTATTCTGAGAAT ATCGTTCATCAGTCATGTGGTCACTGGATATCTTCCTAGTCTTATTCTTCAACTGTTTCTCTATTTTGTACCACCCATCATGGTCGTATTCTCCTCCATACAAGGATACGTTGCTCTAAGTGAGATTGAGAAAAGTGCCTGCATCAAAGTACTGTGGTTTAGCATATGGAACATCTTTTTTGCAAATGTATTATCAGGATCCGCTCTCTATCGTTTCAGTGTTCTTCTTGAACCTAAGGAAATTCCGAACTTATTAGCTGTTGCAGTTCCTGGCCAG GCTACTTTTTTCATTGCATACGTCGTGACTTCTGGATGGACTGGTACTGCCTTAGAACTTGTTCGATTTATGCCACTCATATCTAGCTTCATGCAAAGGAAATTTTGTGGGAGTTCTAATGACGAATTGGAAGTGCCATCAATTCCTTACCATGGTGTAATTCCTAGGATTCTCTTTTTTGGCCTTCTTGGTGTAACATACTTCTTCCTTGCACCTCTCATTTTGCCTTTTCTCTTGGTTTTCCTCTGTATGGGATACATAATCTACCGAAACCAG CTATTAAACGTTTATGTACCCAAATTCGATGCTGATGGAAAGTTTTGGCCCATAGTACACAATTCAACAATATTCTCATTAGTTTTGATGCATATCATTGCGATTGGAATATTTGGCCTGAAGGATCTGCCACTGGCTTCGAGCTTAACAATTCCTCTTCCAATCCTCACTCTTATATTCAACAACTATTGCCAGAGACGTTTCCTGCCTACCTTCAAGACTTATTCTGCTGAG AGTTTGATAAAGAAAGACAGAGATGACCAAAACGACCCTACAATATCTAGTTTCTATGAGGAACTTGCAACTGCATACCAGGATCCTGCTCTGGTGCCCGTTCGGTATTCTACCAATGGTGAAAGAATAAACTCTCCCCTTCTTGGAGTTCCTGAGTCTTGA
- the LOC113753297 gene encoding CSC1-like protein HYP1 isoform X3 translates to MILSALLTSVGINLALCFLFFALYSILRKQPGNAGVYAPRLVAHGKSQERGDFSLERLLPSAGWVRMAWQPSEDELLSVSGLDGVVFMRIFIFSLRIFTFAAVIGVFILLPVNYMGDQPSLDFTGVQNKTLETFTISNVGDGSNRLWIHFCAVYVFTMFVCCLLYFEHANISAKRLACFCSSKPQPQEFTVLVRSIPVTSGRSVSNTVESFFTEIYPSTYLSHNVVRRTSKLKNLINDADNLYGKLVRLRSGDGSEQRFKRTGFMGLSGRRVDLLEQYEKQLEDVEDNVRTEQSSVAMKEVRAAFVSFKTRLGAAIALHIRQGINPTEWTAERAPHPQDVYWPFFSASFTRRWICSILVIVAFTVLTVLFLIPVLIVQGLTNLDQLEGFFPFLKSILRISFISHVVTGYLPSLILQLFLYFVPPIMVVFSSIQGYVALSEIEKSACIKVLWFSIWNIFFANVLSGSALYRFSVLLEPKEIPNLLAVAVPGQATFFIAYVVTSGWTGTALELVRFMPLISSFMQRKFCGSSNDELEVPSIPYHGVIPRILFFGLLGVTYFFLAPLILPFLLVFLCMGYIIYRNQSLIKKDRDDQNDPTISSFYEELATAYQDPALVPVRYSTNGERINSPLLGVPES, encoded by the exons ATGATTCTTTCTGCACTATTGACATCGGTTGGAATCAATCTTGCtctttgttttctgttttttgcATTGTATTCCATATTGAGAAAGCAGCCAGGCAATGCCGGTGTATATGCACCAAGACTGGTTGCTCATGGCAAATCCCAAGAGAGAGGGGATTTCAGCTTGGAGAGGTTATTACCGTCTGCTGGTTGGGTCAGAATGGCATGGCAACCCTCAGAAGATGAGCTTTTATCAGTTTCCGGTTTGGACGGCGTAGTATTCATGCGCATTTTTATCTTCAG TTTGAGGATCTTCACTTTTGCTGCGGTTATTGGGGTTTTTATTCTTCTTCCTGTTAATTATATGGGTGATCAGCCAAGTCTCGACTTCACGGGCGTGCAAAATAAAACTCTGGAAACTTTCACCATCTCAAATGTGGGTGATGGCTCAAACAG GTTGTGGATTCACTTTTGTGCTGTGTATGTTTTCACGATGTTTGTTTGCTGCCTTCTTTATTTT GAACATGCAAATATCTCAGCCAAAAGATTGGCGTGTTTCTGTTCATCGAAACCTCAGCCACAAGAGTTTACTGTTTTAGTCCGAAGCATCCCAGTAACCTCTGGGAGAAGCGTCAGCAATACTGTCGAGAGCTTTTTCACAGAAATTTATCCTTCTACGTATCTTTCACATAATGTAGTTCGTCGAACAAGCAAACTCAAAAACCTTATC AATGATGCAGATAATTTGTATGGAAAGCTTGTGAGATTGAGGTCAGGCGACGGGAGCGAGCAAAGGTTCAAGCGTACTGGGTTTATGGGACTTAGTGGACGTAGAGTTGATCTTCTGGAACAATATGAGAAGCAGTTAGAAGATGTTGAAGATAATGTGAGGACTGAACAATCTTCAGTTGCAATGAAG GAAGTCCGGGCTGCTTTTGTATCTTTCAAGACCAGACTTGGTGCTGCAATAGCTTTGCATATCAGACAAGGGATAAATCCCACTGAGTGGACAGCTGAGCGAGCTCCTCATCCCCAGGATGTGTACTGGCCTTTCTTTTCAGCATCTTTTACAAGGAGATGGATTTGCAGCATTCTTGTCATTGTTGCATTCACCGTTCTCACTGTTTTATTTCTCATACCTGTTTTAATAGTACAAGGTCTTACTAATTTGGACCAGCTGGAgggtttcttcccttttctgaAAAGTATTCTGAGAAT ATCGTTCATCAGTCATGTGGTCACTGGATATCTTCCTAGTCTTATTCTTCAACTGTTTCTCTATTTTGTACCACCCATCATGGTCGTATTCTCCTCCATACAAGGATACGTTGCTCTAAGTGAGATTGAGAAAAGTGCCTGCATCAAAGTACTGTGGTTTAGCATATGGAACATCTTTTTTGCAAATGTATTATCAGGATCCGCTCTCTATCGTTTCAGTGTTCTTCTTGAACCTAAGGAAATTCCGAACTTATTAGCTGTTGCAGTTCCTGGCCAG GCTACTTTTTTCATTGCATACGTCGTGACTTCTGGATGGACTGGTACTGCCTTAGAACTTGTTCGATTTATGCCACTCATATCTAGCTTCATGCAAAGGAAATTTTGTGGGAGTTCTAATGACGAATTGGAAGTGCCATCAATTCCTTACCATGGTGTAATTCCTAGGATTCTCTTTTTTGGCCTTCTTGGTGTAACATACTTCTTCCTTGCACCTCTCATTTTGCCTTTTCTCTTGGTTTTCCTCTGTATGGGATACATAATCTACCGAAACCAG AGTTTGATAAAGAAAGACAGAGATGACCAAAACGACCCTACAATATCTAGTTTCTATGAGGAACTTGCAACTGCATACCAGGATCCTGCTCTGGTGCCCGTTCGGTATTCTACCAATGGTGAAAGAATAAACTCTCCCCTTCTTGGAGTTCCTGAGTCTTGA
- the LOC113751632 gene encoding ARF guanine-nucleotide exchange factor GNOM-like, whose translation MGCLNQQTAVNAVVRGPKDGSFRSSRVALACMVNSEIGAVLAVMRRNVRWGVLYADDDQVEHSLIQSFKELRKKIFLWQHQWHSIDPVVYLKPFLDVIQSDETGAPITGVALSSVYKILTLEILDSETVNVDKALHLIVDAVTSCRFEVTDPASEEVALMKILQVLLACMKNKASVHLSNHHVCNIVNTCFRIVHQASSKGELLQRIARHTMHELVRCIFSHLPDIGDRPHALAEGSRMSAETEVHVPKDTHILEGTQGVNANGSAKFDGKALPLKEASGNPAFTSASKVDEEIMTLGSVEVAQNGADSMMDPYGIPCMVEIFQFLCSLLNVMEIESGVRSNPIAYDEDVPLFALGLINTAIELAGASFGDHAKLLVLIQEDLFYNLMQFGLSMSPLILSTVCSIVLNLYHHLRTKLKLQLEAFFSRVLLKIAGSKHGSSYQQQEVAMEALVDFCRQPFFMAEMYANFDCDISCSNVFEDLANLLSKSAFPVNSPLSALNTLALDGLIAMIEGISERIGHESSAPERSPIQPEEYRPFWTVTCDNYGEPNCWVPFVYKKKQIKKKLMIGADHFNLDPKKGLEFLKGVNLLPDTRDTRSVACFFRYTAGLNKNLVGEFLGSHDEFCIQVLKEFAQSFDFQDMNLDTALRIFLETFRLPGESQKIQRVLEAFAERYYEQSPDILVNKDAVFVLSYSLIILNTDQHNSQVRKKMTEEDFLRNNRAINGGSDLPREFLSQLYHSICENEIRMIPEQAAAASVMSRSHWISLVHRAKQSAPYIFCDSGPHLDYDMFAILSGPTIAAISVVLDHVERDNVLHTCIDGYLTIAKISASYNSVDSLDDLVVSLCRFTNLLIPSLNNEEFILAFGDDAKARMATVAVFTIANRYGDQIRSGWKNILDCIFSLNKLGLLPARLASDAVDDSEVSSDQNLVRPPSSSPTTSTPSPVAPSRKSSGLMGRFTQLLYLDTEEPESYPTQEQVAARQRSLQTIQDSHIDSIFAESKFLQAESLSQLVQALLLAAGRPRKANNSMEDEVTAVFCLELLIAITLNNRDRIMLLWQGVYEHIASVVQSTVMPCALVEKAVFGLLRICQRLLPYKENLTDELLKSLQLILKLDARVADAYCEQITQEVMHIVKANAMQIRSHMGWRTIISLLSITARHPEASEAGFETLSFIMSEGAHLSPANYVLCLTAARQFAESRVGNVDQSIRSLDLMAGSLDCLVRWFYKTKEAMGEEAALKMAQDIWEMWLRLVQGLRKVCVDQREEVRNHAILMLQRCLTGAEVMHIPVGLWSQCFDLVIFTLLDDLVEIAQQHSAKDYRNMEGTLVLSLKLLSKVFLQLLHDVSQLASFSELWSRVLSCMERYMKVKFRGKRSEKIHELVPELLKNTLLIMKSSGLLVPSEEDNFWQLTWSSVKILAPSLQLEVFSSDELEQLQQKTQTNGCSPIQDGNVIVPPSETRA comes from the exons ATGGGTTGCTTAAATCAACAGACTGCAGTCAATGCTGTGGTTAGAGGGCCCAAGGATGGTTCCTTTAGGTCTTCAAGGGTTGCCTTGGCATGCATGGTAAATTCAGAAATTGGTGCAGTTTTGGCTGTGATGAGGAGAAATGTAAGATGGGGAGTGCTTTATGCTGATGATGATCAAGTAGAGCACTCTCTCATCCAGTCTTTCAAGGAACTACGTAAAAAGATTTTCTTATGGCAACATCAGTGGCATTCAATTGATCCAGTGGTTTACCTTAAACCATTTCTGGATGTGATTCAATCTGATGAAACTGGGGCTCCAATTACTGGCGTTGCTTTGTCGTCAGTTTATAAAATTTTAACCCTGGAGATACTTGATTCAGAGACTGTGAATGTTGATAAGGCTTTGCATCTAATTGTCGATGCTGTAACCAGCTGCCGCTTTGAGGTGACTGATCCTGCTTCTGAAGAAGTGGCACTAATGAAGATACTTCAAGTTCTTTTAGCTTGCATGAAGAATAAGGCATCTGTTCATTTGAGTAATCATCATGTTTGCAACATAGTGAACACATGTTTTCGGATTGTTCATCAGGCAAGCTCTAAAGGTGAACTTTTACAGAGAATAGCACGCCACACTATGCATGAATTGGTTCGGTGCATCTTTTCGCACCTGCCTGACATTGGCGACAGACCGCATGCGTTGGCTGAGGGAAGCAGAATGTCTGCTGAGACCGAG GTTCATGTGCCAAAAGATACTCATATTTTGGAAGGTACACAAGGTGTTAATGCCAATGGCAGTGCAAAATTTGATGGTAAGGCACTACCTCTTAAAGAGGCTTCAGGTAATCCTGCATTCACATCAGCAAGCAAAGTGGATGAGGAAATTATGACACTTGGCTCAGTGGAGGTTGCTCAGAATGGAGCTGACTCTATGATGGATCCATATGGTATCCCTTGCATGGTGGAGATATTTCAATTCTTGTGCTCTCTCTTGAATGTGATGGAAATTGAAAGTGGTGTGAGATCCAATCCTATTGCTTACGATGAAGACGTGCCCTTGTTTGCTTTAGGTTTGATTAACACAGCAATAGAATTGGCTGGGGCTTCCTTTGGAGATCATGCTAAATTATTGGTCCTGATACAGGAAGACTTGTTCTATAATTTGATGCAGTTTGGCTTGTCAATGAGTCCATTGATTCTCTCAACTGTTTGCAGCATAGTTCTCAATCTGTATCATCATCTGCGTACCAAGTTAAAACTGCAGCTTGAGGCTTTCTTCTCTCGAGTACTATTAAAGATTGCTGGAAGCAAGCATGGATCTTCTTACCAACAGCAGGAAGTTGCCATGGAAGCCCTTGTGGATTTCTGCAGGCAGCCTTTTTTTATGGCTGAGATGTATGCCAATTTTGACTGTGACATATCCTGCAGCAATGTATTTGAAGATCTTGCCAACCTGTTGTCAAAAAGTGCCTTTCCAGTGAACAGCCCATTGTCCGCATTGAATACTCTTGCTCTGGACGGTCTGATTGCCATGATTGAGGGTATATCTGAGAGGATTGGACATGAGTCATCAGCCCCAGAAAGGTCTCCAATACAACCTGAGGAATATAGACCATTTTGGACGGTGACGTGTGATAATTATGGTGAACCTAATTGCTGGGTCCCCTTTGTTTATAAGAAGAAGCAAATTAAGAAGAAATTGATGATTGGTGCTGACCACTTCAACCTTGATCCCAAGAAGGGCCTGGAATTTCTTAAAGGTGTAAATTTGTTGCCAGATACACGTGACACCCGTAGTGTAGCATGCTTCTTCAGATATACAGCTGGTTTAAATAAGAATCTTGTTGGGGAATTTCTGGGAAGTCATGATGAGTTTTGTATTCAGGTGCTTAAGGAATTTGCGCAGTCATTTGATTTCCAGGACATGAACTTGGACACTGCACTGCGcattttcttggaaactttCAGATTGCCTGGAGAGTCTCAGAAGATACAGAGAGTGTTAGAGGCATTTGCAGAAAGATATTATGAGCAATCACCAGATATTCTGGTTAACAAAGATGCTGTATTTGTGTTGTCATATTCTCTAATAATACTCAACACAGATCAACACAATTCGCAGGTGAGGAAGAAGATGACTGAAGAAGATTTCCTCCGTAACAATCGTGCAATAAATGGAGGAAGTGATCTCCCTCGAGAGTTCTTGTCTCAACTTTACCACTCAATCTGTGAGAATGAGATCCGAATGATTCCAGAGCAAGCTGCTGCTGCTTCAGTAATGTCACGAAGTCATTGGATCAGTTTAGTGCACAGAGCAAAACAATCTGCTCCATACATTTTCTGTGATTCTGGTCCACATCTTGACTATGACATGTTTGCTATTTTGTCTGGGCCCACAATTGCAGCTATCTCTGTGGTTTTAGATCATGTGGAGCGGGACAATGTTTTGCATACATGTATTGATGGATACTTGACAATAGCTAAAATTTCAGCGTCCTATAATTCTGTCGATTCATTAGACGATTTGGTTGTGTCTCTTTGTAGATTCACTAATTTGTTGATTCCATCCTTAAACAATGAAGAATTTATTTTAGCTTTTGGGGATGATGCTAAAGCTAGGATGGCAACTGTGGCTGTTTTCACGATAGCAAACAGGTATGGTGATCAAATTCGCTCAGGATGGAAAAACATTCTGGATTGTATATTTAGCCTGAATAAGCTGGGTCTTCTTCCTGCTCGACTTGCCAGTGATGCTGTTGATGACTCAGAGGTTTCTTCTGATCAAAACCTAGTTAGACCCCCGTCATCTTCCCCAACAACATCTACTCCATCTCCAGTTGCCCCATCGAGGAAATCCTCTGGCCTGATGGGGCGGTTTACTCAACTGCTATACCTTGACACAGAAGAACCTGAATCCTATCCTACCCAAGAACAGGTTGCTGCTCGTCAGCGTTCTCTTCAGACAATCCAAGACTCTCACATAGATAGCATCTTCGCAGAGAGTAAATTTTTGCAAGCTGAGTCCCTATCACAGCTTGTTCAGGCTCTTCTCTTAGCTGCTGGGCGGCCTCGCAAGGCAAACAATTCTATGGAAGATGAAGTCACTGCAGTTTTCTGTCTGGAATTGTTGATTGCAATCACGCTAAACAACCGGGACAGGATCATGCTTCTATGGCAAGGTGTTTATGAGCACATAGCCAGTGTTGTTCAGTCAACAGTGATGCCTTGTGCTCTGGTGGAAAAGGCTGTCTTTGGGCTCCTCCGGATATGTCAACGGTTGCTTCCATACAAGGAAAATCTGACTGATGAGCTTCTCAAGTCTTTGCAACTAATACTGAAACTTGATGCTCGGGTTGCTGATGCATACTGTGAGCAGATCACACAGGAAGTCATGCACATTGTGAAAGCAAATGCGATGCAGATAAGATCGCATATGGGATGGCGCACTATTATATCACTGCTATCTATCACAGCTCGACATCCAGAGGCATCTGAAGCAGGTTTTGAGACATTATCATTTATCATGTCCGAAGGGGCCCATCTGTCGCCTGCAAATTATGTACTTTGTCTAACTGCCGCCAGGCAGTTTGCCGAGTCCCGAGTTGGTAATGTTGACCAGTCAATCAGATCTTTAGATCTGATGGCTGGTTCACTGGACTGCTTGGTACGATGGTTTTACAAAACCAAGGAAGCCATGGGGGAGGAAGCTGCCCTAAAAATGGCTCAGGATATATGGGAAATGTGGTTGAGGCTGGTACAAGGTCTTAGGAAAGTCTGTGTAGACCAAAGAGAAGAGGTAAGAAATCATGCTATTTTGATGTTACAGAGGTGCTTAACAGGTGCGGAGGTGATGCATATCCCAGTTGGTTTGTGGTCGCAGTGTTTTGATCTAGTCATCTTTACATTGCTTGACGATTTAGTTGAAATTGCACAGCAGCATTCTGCAAAGGACTATCGTAATATGGAAGGGACACTTGTTCTGTCTCTGAAGCTCTTGTCTAAAGTGTTTTTACAGTTATTGCACGATGTCTCACAGTTGGCATCCTTCAGCGAATTATGGTCGAGGGTTCTTAGCTGTATGGAAAGATATATGAAAGTGAAATTCAGAGGGAAACGAAGTGAAAAGATCCATGAATTAGTCCCTGAGCTCCTGAAAAACACATTGCTTATTATGAAGTCAAGTGGGCTTCTCGTGCCAAGTGAAGAGGACAATTTTTGGCAGTTAACTTGGTCGAGCGTGAAAATTTTGGCCCCATCTTTGCAATTAGAAGTTTTTTCTAGTGATGAATTGGAGCAGCTGCAGCAGAAGACGCAAACGAATGGTTGTAGTCCTATCCAAGATGGAAATGTTATAGTTCCCCCTAGTGAAACAAGAGCTTGA
- the LOC113753297 gene encoding CSC1-like protein HYP1 isoform X2, with protein sequence MAWQPSEDELLSVSGLDGVVFMRIFIFSLRIFTFAAVIGVFILLPVNYMGDQPSLDFTGVQNKTLETFTISNVGDGSNRLWIHFCAVYVFTMFVCCLLYFEHANISAKRLACFCSSKPQPQEFTVLVRSIPVTSGRSVSNTVESFFTEIYPSTYLSHNVVRRTSKLKNLINDADNLYGKLVRLRSGDGSEQRFKRTGFMGLSGRRVDLLEQYEKQLEDVEDNVRTEQSSVAMKEVRAAFVSFKTRLGAAIALHIRQGINPTEWTAERAPHPQDVYWPFFSASFTRRWICSILVIVAFTVLTVLFLIPVLIVQGLTNLDQLEGFFPFLKSILRISFISHVVTGYLPSLILQLFLYFVPPIMVVFSSIQGYVALSEIEKSACIKVLWFSIWNIFFANVLSGSALYRFSVLLEPKEIPNLLAVAVPGQATFFIAYVVTSGWTGTALELVRFMPLISSFMQRKFCGSSNDELEVPSIPYHGVIPRILFFGLLGVTYFFLAPLILPFLLVFLCMGYIIYRNQLLNVYVPKFDADGKFWPIVHNSTIFSLVLMHIIAIGIFGLKDLPLASSLTIPLPILTLIFNNYCQRRFLPTFKTYSAESLIKKDRDDQNDPTISSFYEELATAYQDPALVPVRYSTNGERINSPLLGVPES encoded by the exons ATGGCATGGCAACCCTCAGAAGATGAGCTTTTATCAGTTTCCGGTTTGGACGGCGTAGTATTCATGCGCATTTTTATCTTCAG TTTGAGGATCTTCACTTTTGCTGCGGTTATTGGGGTTTTTATTCTTCTTCCTGTTAATTATATGGGTGATCAGCCAAGTCTCGACTTCACGGGCGTGCAAAATAAAACTCTGGAAACTTTCACCATCTCAAATGTGGGTGATGGCTCAAACAG GTTGTGGATTCACTTTTGTGCTGTGTATGTTTTCACGATGTTTGTTTGCTGCCTTCTTTATTTT GAACATGCAAATATCTCAGCCAAAAGATTGGCGTGTTTCTGTTCATCGAAACCTCAGCCACAAGAGTTTACTGTTTTAGTCCGAAGCATCCCAGTAACCTCTGGGAGAAGCGTCAGCAATACTGTCGAGAGCTTTTTCACAGAAATTTATCCTTCTACGTATCTTTCACATAATGTAGTTCGTCGAACAAGCAAACTCAAAAACCTTATC AATGATGCAGATAATTTGTATGGAAAGCTTGTGAGATTGAGGTCAGGCGACGGGAGCGAGCAAAGGTTCAAGCGTACTGGGTTTATGGGACTTAGTGGACGTAGAGTTGATCTTCTGGAACAATATGAGAAGCAGTTAGAAGATGTTGAAGATAATGTGAGGACTGAACAATCTTCAGTTGCAATGAAG GAAGTCCGGGCTGCTTTTGTATCTTTCAAGACCAGACTTGGTGCTGCAATAGCTTTGCATATCAGACAAGGGATAAATCCCACTGAGTGGACAGCTGAGCGAGCTCCTCATCCCCAGGATGTGTACTGGCCTTTCTTTTCAGCATCTTTTACAAGGAGATGGATTTGCAGCATTCTTGTCATTGTTGCATTCACCGTTCTCACTGTTTTATTTCTCATACCTGTTTTAATAGTACAAGGTCTTACTAATTTGGACCAGCTGGAgggtttcttcccttttctgaAAAGTATTCTGAGAAT ATCGTTCATCAGTCATGTGGTCACTGGATATCTTCCTAGTCTTATTCTTCAACTGTTTCTCTATTTTGTACCACCCATCATGGTCGTATTCTCCTCCATACAAGGATACGTTGCTCTAAGTGAGATTGAGAAAAGTGCCTGCATCAAAGTACTGTGGTTTAGCATATGGAACATCTTTTTTGCAAATGTATTATCAGGATCCGCTCTCTATCGTTTCAGTGTTCTTCTTGAACCTAAGGAAATTCCGAACTTATTAGCTGTTGCAGTTCCTGGCCAG GCTACTTTTTTCATTGCATACGTCGTGACTTCTGGATGGACTGGTACTGCCTTAGAACTTGTTCGATTTATGCCACTCATATCTAGCTTCATGCAAAGGAAATTTTGTGGGAGTTCTAATGACGAATTGGAAGTGCCATCAATTCCTTACCATGGTGTAATTCCTAGGATTCTCTTTTTTGGCCTTCTTGGTGTAACATACTTCTTCCTTGCACCTCTCATTTTGCCTTTTCTCTTGGTTTTCCTCTGTATGGGATACATAATCTACCGAAACCAG CTATTAAACGTTTATGTACCCAAATTCGATGCTGATGGAAAGTTTTGGCCCATAGTACACAATTCAACAATATTCTCATTAGTTTTGATGCATATCATTGCGATTGGAATATTTGGCCTGAAGGATCTGCCACTGGCTTCGAGCTTAACAATTCCTCTTCCAATCCTCACTCTTATATTCAACAACTATTGCCAGAGACGTTTCCTGCCTACCTTCAAGACTTATTCTGCTGAG AGTTTGATAAAGAAAGACAGAGATGACCAAAACGACCCTACAATATCTAGTTTCTATGAGGAACTTGCAACTGCATACCAGGATCCTGCTCTGGTGCCCGTTCGGTATTCTACCAATGGTGAAAGAATAAACTCTCCCCTTCTTGGAGTTCCTGAGTCTTGA